In Urechidicola croceus, a single window of DNA contains:
- a CDS encoding antibiotic biosynthesis monooxygenase family protein translates to MILEVAILEIKEGQSSEFEKAFDVAKSIISSMKGYISHQLKKCIEKEDKYILLVEWETIEDHEIGFRKSEEYQEWKRLLHHFYEPFPIVEHYL, encoded by the coding sequence ATGATTTTAGAAGTAGCCATATTAGAAATAAAAGAAGGGCAATCAAGTGAATTTGAAAAAGCATTTGATGTGGCCAAATCAATTATTTCATCTATGAAAGGTTATATTTCTCATCAACTGAAAAAATGCATTGAGAAAGAAGATAAATATATTTTGTTGGTTGAATGGGAAACTATTGAAGACCATGAAATAGGATTTAGAAAATCCGAAGAATATCAAGAATGGAAACGATTATTACATCATTTTTATGAACCGTTTCCAATTGTAGAACACTATTTATAG
- a CDS encoding four helix bundle protein: MNYTELDIWKESRELVKLIYQSTKSFPQEEIYGLISQIRRSSVSVPSNIAEGCGRQSSKETIQFLFISRGSLYELETQVYLSLDLEYIKKEDFNILIEKITSCKKLINGFINYYKNK; the protein is encoded by the coding sequence ATGAATTATACAGAGTTAGACATTTGGAAAGAATCACGAGAATTGGTCAAGTTGATATATCAATCAACCAAATCATTTCCACAAGAAGAAATCTATGGTTTAATTAGTCAAATAAGAAGAAGTTCTGTATCTGTTCCTTCAAATATTGCGGAAGGCTGTGGAAGACAATCATCTAAGGAAACAATACAATTCTTATTTATTTCAAGAGGTTCATTATACGAATTAGAAACACAAGTATATCTTTCATTAGATTTAGAATATATTAAAAAAGAAGATTTCAATATTTTGATAGAAAAAATAACATCTTGTAAGAAGTTGATTAACGGATTCATTAATTATTATAAAAATAAATAA